One Mycobacteriales bacterium genomic region harbors:
- a CDS encoding FUSC family protein: MSPGGGLRAAVQSAVAVDRSGFAPIIAIRAAAGVVVPFAIGVGSGHPAEGAIAAAGALPAGVAAFGEGFRSRATTMLVTGTGMALSTFVGGLVAGHLAATLIALAGWGFAAGISVVLGREASIVGTQAVIGLVVFGRFPSTLAQSAVHAGWVLAGAALQALLALVIRPPERFVSERRTLAEAYSDLAAVARDPGRTAATTISEMAMAPTLLSRRTPSEDVELLRGLSDEANRIRLELQSLATFPEVELGRSVRAAAADWLDRSATAIRQGGRAGPEDPTLADCVDALRDRREQASPGRAGTPERYIAARASALLGQLRAVDRLVDALTGVRRLALPRIVGAPAVLMLPHRAADSARRVAATVRDPHSSAFRHAVRLAVVLPVAEALSHVLPWQRGYWVTLTALVVLKPDYGATVQRGFARVGGTGLGAVLAGLLVVAIHPSGAALSVALAVVTWGAYATFAASYALYSFAVTAIVVLLLTAVGGNQLSTVADRGLDTLVGGTLALVAYAVWPTWERATLESATDGLVRALADYADVLLAAYEDPDAVDRSTVAAAALAARRARIAAQASLSRAVAEPPRAGADTDRAGGVLAACRRIVIALHALRATLDDTSEHVAIPEVAPIRDAVVSSLRGLAQHDGSALGELRERQQELDAAANVDPTSLRARRQALLAAHLDPLVDSVDTLAHVMTAA, translated from the coding sequence GTGAGCCCGGGCGGCGGCCTTCGGGCCGCTGTGCAGAGCGCGGTCGCCGTCGATCGATCGGGGTTCGCGCCGATCATCGCGATTCGCGCTGCAGCGGGTGTCGTCGTACCGTTCGCGATCGGCGTCGGCTCGGGGCATCCGGCTGAGGGAGCGATCGCCGCGGCGGGCGCGCTGCCGGCCGGCGTCGCCGCCTTCGGCGAGGGCTTCAGGTCGCGCGCGACCACGATGCTCGTCACGGGGACGGGCATGGCCCTGAGCACGTTCGTCGGCGGCCTGGTGGCCGGTCACCTCGCGGCAACCCTGATTGCGCTCGCGGGCTGGGGCTTCGCGGCCGGCATTTCGGTGGTGCTCGGTCGCGAAGCGAGCATCGTCGGCACCCAGGCGGTCATCGGCCTGGTGGTCTTCGGTCGTTTCCCGTCAACCCTGGCTCAGTCCGCGGTCCATGCCGGCTGGGTGCTGGCCGGCGCCGCACTGCAGGCGCTGCTCGCACTCGTCATCCGCCCGCCGGAGCGGTTCGTTTCGGAACGCCGCACCCTGGCCGAGGCTTACTCGGACCTTGCCGCGGTTGCCCGCGACCCCGGGCGCACTGCCGCGACCACGATCAGCGAAATGGCGATGGCCCCCACCCTGCTGAGCCGCCGTACGCCGAGCGAGGACGTCGAGCTGTTGCGTGGCCTGTCCGACGAGGCCAACCGGATCCGGCTCGAGCTGCAGTCCCTCGCGACCTTCCCCGAGGTCGAGCTCGGCCGATCGGTCCGGGCCGCCGCGGCGGACTGGCTCGACCGCAGCGCGACCGCGATCCGGCAGGGCGGGCGCGCCGGTCCGGAAGACCCCACGCTCGCCGACTGCGTCGATGCACTTCGGGACCGCCGGGAGCAGGCGAGCCCAGGGCGAGCAGGAACGCCGGAGCGCTACATCGCCGCGCGCGCGTCCGCGCTGCTCGGGCAGCTGCGCGCCGTCGACCGGTTGGTGGATGCGCTCACCGGCGTCCGGCGGCTGGCCCTGCCCCGCATCGTCGGCGCACCGGCCGTCCTGATGCTGCCGCACCGCGCGGCGGACTCCGCCCGCCGCGTCGCCGCGACCGTGCGCGACCCGCATTCCTCGGCGTTCCGTCACGCCGTACGGCTGGCGGTCGTCCTGCCGGTCGCCGAGGCGCTCAGTCATGTCTTGCCCTGGCAGCGCGGCTACTGGGTGACCCTCACGGCACTCGTCGTCCTGAAGCCGGACTACGGCGCGACCGTGCAGCGGGGTTTCGCCCGCGTCGGCGGCACCGGGCTCGGCGCCGTCCTTGCCGGCCTGCTGGTCGTGGCGATTCATCCTTCCGGCGCTGCGCTCTCCGTCGCGCTCGCCGTGGTGACGTGGGGGGCGTACGCAACCTTTGCCGCGTCCTATGCGCTGTACTCGTTCGCGGTCACGGCAATCGTCGTGTTGTTGCTCACCGCGGTCGGCGGAAACCAGCTCTCGACGGTTGCGGATCGCGGTCTCGACACCCTCGTCGGCGGCACGCTCGCCCTGGTCGCCTACGCAGTCTGGCCGACCTGGGAGCGCGCGACGCTGGAGTCCGCCACCGACGGCCTCGTGCGAGCGCTGGCAGACTACGCCGATGTGCTGCTTGCGGCCTATGAGGATCCGGATGCCGTCGACCGTTCGACCGTCGCTGCAGCAGCGCTGGCGGCGCGGCGCGCTCGAATCGCCGCGCAGGCATCGCTCAGCCGAGCGGTCGCCGAGCCGCCACGCGCGGGCGCGGACACCGACCGCGCCGGCGGTGTCCTCGCGGCCTGCCGCCGGATCGTGATCGCGCTGCATGCGTTGCGCGCGACTCTCGACGACACGTCGGAACACGTCGCAATCCCGGAGGTCGCACCGATCCGCGACGCAGTCGTGTCGTCCTTGCGCGGCCTCGCGCAACACGATGGGAGCGCACTCGGCGAGCTGCGCGAGCGTCAGCAGGAGCTGGACGCGGCAGCGAACGTCGACCCGACGAGCTTGCGTGCACGTCGACAGGCTCTGCTCGCGGCGCACCTCGACCCGTTGGTCGACAGCGTCGACACGCTGGCGCACGTCATGACGGCGGCCTGA
- a CDS encoding peptidase E → MPAEQPQILATSGGWTGSPAGRFRPQRGALVNHLLRLTGKSLPKVCFLATAGGDNDEEIAGYYNAFAGAEDAVVSHLELFLMPNVPDPAAHLLAQDAIWVGGGSVANLLAIWRTHGLDAAFRAAWERGIVLGGVSAGSLCWHVGGTTDSFGRDLRPAPAGLGLLPYSNGVHYDGEEQRRPLMHKLVGEGTLPDGYATDNGVGLHYIGTTLHEVVSEIEGANGYRIERVAPGEVRETVLEPRLLTG, encoded by the coding sequence ATGCCAGCCGAGCAGCCGCAGATCCTCGCAACGTCCGGCGGCTGGACGGGCTCGCCCGCCGGTCGCTTCCGCCCGCAACGCGGAGCGCTGGTCAACCACCTGCTCCGCCTGACCGGAAAGAGCCTGCCGAAGGTGTGCTTCCTCGCCACTGCCGGCGGCGACAACGACGAGGAGATCGCCGGTTACTACAACGCCTTCGCCGGCGCCGAGGATGCCGTGGTCAGCCACCTCGAGCTGTTCCTGATGCCTAACGTTCCGGACCCGGCCGCGCACCTGCTCGCACAGGACGCGATCTGGGTCGGCGGCGGCTCGGTCGCGAACCTGCTCGCGATCTGGCGCACGCACGGTCTCGACGCCGCCTTCCGGGCGGCCTGGGAGCGCGGCATCGTCCTCGGCGGGGTGTCCGCGGGCTCGTTGTGCTGGCACGTCGGTGGAACCACCGACTCCTTCGGTCGCGACCTGCGGCCCGCGCCGGCCGGTCTCGGCCTGCTGCCGTACTCCAACGGCGTGCACTACGACGGGGAAGAGCAGCGCCGCCCGCTGATGCACAAGCTGGTGGGCGAGGGCACGCTGCCCGACGGCTACGCCACCGACAACGGCGTCGGCCTGCACTACATCGGTACGACGCTGCACGAGGTCGTCAGCGAGATCGAGGGCGCGAACGGCTACCGGATCGAGCGCGTCGCCCCGGGCGAGGTCCGCGAGACGGTGCTCGAGCCGAGGCTGCTGACCGGGTGA